The proteins below come from a single Gemmatimonadota bacterium genomic window:
- a CDS encoding amidohydrolase family protein, producing the protein MKRTIFGAAGALVLTLALAAAASAQTYAIQGGTVHTLAGDPFVGTVVIRDGRVLAVGPNVDVPADAQVVDATGKHVYPGLFDAISGLGLTEVGQVDVTNDSREQGNFNPHLQAATAIHPATEHVPVARANGITLTMVAPQGGDGAIPGQASLIGLDGWTVEEMWVEPGAAMVINYPSLSGGGRGRGGGRGGRGGGDFSDRQERYQQAVTQLDEWMEAGRRYHQAVRAGADVRRDLKLEAMARVVEREMPVLLSANGERDIRNAVEWALRQEIHYVITGGREGWKIADWLAENEVSMILSGTQTMPSGADAAYDEAYANPGKLHSAGVKIAFATFNSANSRTLPYEAAQAVPYGLPHDAALNAVIKNAAEMLGLDDRIGTIEEGKLANIIVTDGDPLEIQTQVTDLFIMGRAVSTDNRHKSLYEKYRSRPRGRIIS; encoded by the coding sequence ATGAAACGCACAATCTTCGGCGCCGCAGGCGCCCTCGTGCTGACCCTCGCGTTGGCGGCTGCCGCTTCGGCGCAGACGTACGCCATCCAGGGAGGTACCGTGCACACGCTCGCCGGCGATCCGTTCGTCGGCACCGTGGTCATCCGGGACGGTCGCGTCTTGGCGGTCGGCCCGAACGTGGACGTGCCGGCGGACGCACAGGTCGTGGATGCCACCGGCAAGCACGTCTACCCCGGCCTGTTCGACGCCATCTCGGGCCTGGGTCTGACCGAGGTCGGCCAGGTCGACGTGACCAACGACTCGCGTGAGCAGGGGAACTTCAACCCGCACCTACAGGCGGCGACCGCCATTCATCCGGCCACGGAGCACGTGCCGGTCGCGCGTGCAAACGGGATTACGCTCACCATGGTCGCGCCTCAGGGCGGAGACGGTGCGATTCCCGGACAGGCTTCCCTCATCGGGCTCGACGGCTGGACGGTCGAAGAGATGTGGGTCGAGCCCGGCGCGGCCATGGTCATCAACTACCCGTCACTAAGCGGTGGCGGTCGCGGACGGGGCGGTGGACGCGGAGGCCGCGGGGGAGGTGACTTCTCGGACCGACAGGAGCGCTATCAACAAGCCGTCACTCAGCTGGACGAGTGGATGGAAGCGGGCCGGCGGTACCATCAGGCCGTGCGCGCCGGCGCCGACGTCCGCCGCGACCTCAAGCTCGAAGCGATGGCCAGGGTCGTTGAGCGGGAGATGCCGGTCCTGCTTTCGGCGAACGGCGAGCGCGATATCCGTAATGCCGTCGAGTGGGCGCTGCGGCAGGAGATCCACTACGTCATTACGGGCGGCCGAGAGGGATGGAAGATCGCCGACTGGCTCGCCGAGAACGAGGTGTCGATGATCCTGTCCGGCACGCAGACGATGCCGAGCGGCGCGGACGCCGCGTACGACGAGGCGTACGCGAACCCCGGCAAGTTGCATAGCGCCGGCGTGAAAATCGCGTTCGCGACGTTCAATTCCGCCAACTCGAGGACGCTCCCGTACGAGGCAGCTCAGGCAGTGCCCTATGGTCTGCCCCACGACGCGGCGCTGAACGCGGTGATCAAGAACGCGGCCGAGATGCTTGGACTCGACGATCGCATCGGGACGATCGAGGAAGGCAAGCTCGCGAACATCATCGTCACGGACGGTGATCCGCTCGAGATCCAGACGCAGGTCACTGACCTGTTCATCATGGGACGTGCGGTGAGCACGGACAACAGGCACAAGTCTCTCTACGAGAAGTACCGCAGCCGCCCGCGCGGACGGATCATCTCCTAG